In Mustela lutreola isolate mMusLut2 chromosome 1, mMusLut2.pri, whole genome shotgun sequence, one genomic interval encodes:
- the NUDT9 gene encoding ADP-ribose pyrophosphatase, mitochondrial isoform X2, protein MSTSNGAKENSHNKARTSPYPGSKVQRSQVPNEKVGWFVEWQDYNPVEYTAVSVLAGPRWADPQISESNFSPKFNEKDGHVERKSQNGLYEIENGRPRNPAGRTGLVGRGLLGRWGPNHAADPIITRWKRDSSGNKITHPISGKNILQFVAIKRKDCGEWAIPGGMVDPGEKISAALKREFGEEALNSLQKSGAEKKELEEQLHKLFSQEHLVIYKGYVDDPRNTDNAWMETEAVNYHDETGEVMDNLTLEAGDDAGKVKWVDISDQLQLYASHSQFIKLVAEKRDAHWSKDSETETECRGL, encoded by the exons ATGTCTACTTCTAATGGTGCCAAAGAGAATTCCCACAACAAGGCTCGGACATCTCCTTACCCGGGTTCAAAAGTCCAACGCAGCCAGGTTCCTAATGAGAAAGTAGGCTGGTTTGTTGAGTGGCAAGACTATAATCCTGTGGAGTACACTGCAGTTTCTGTCTTGGCAGGACCGAGGTGGGCAGATCCTCAGATTAG TGAAAGTAACTTCTCTCCCAAGTTTAATGAAAAAGATGGGCATGTTGAGAGAAAGAGCCAGAATGGTTTGTATGAGATTGAAAATGGAAGACCCAG AAATCCTGCAGGACGGACAGGACTGGTTGGCCGGGGGCTTTTGGGGCGATGGGGCCCAAATCATGCTGCGGATCCCATCATAACCAG gtgGAAACGGGATAGTAGTGGAAATAAAATCACCCACCCCATTTCTGGGAAAAACATCTTACAGTTtgtggcaataaaaaggaaagactgtGGAGAATGGGCAATCCCAGGg GGGATGGTGGATCCTGGAGAAAAGATTAGTGCTGCACTTAAAAGAGAGTTTGGTGAAGAAGCTCTCAACTCCTTACAGAAATCTGGAGcggaaaagaaagaattagaggAACAGTTGCACAAGCTCTTCAGCCAGGAACATCTAGTG atatataaggGATATGTTGATGATCCTCGAAACACTGATAATGCATGGATGGAGACAGAAGCTGTGAACTACCATGATGAAACAG GTGAGGTAATGGATAACCTTACCCTAGAAGCTGGCGATGATGCTGGAAAAGTGAAATGGGTGGACATCAGTGATCAACTCCAGCTTTATGCCAGTCACTCTCAGTTCATCAAACTGGTGGCCGAAAAGCGAGATGCACACTGGAGCAAGGACTCTGAAACTGAAACTGAGTGCCGCGGGTTGTAG
- the NUDT9 gene encoding ADP-ribose pyrophosphatase, mitochondrial isoform X1, protein MAERILGKTLATVSLSVALASVTVKSSGCCSIPACRNTFSSFGFHLSSNIMSTSNGAKENSHNKARTSPYPGSKVQRSQVPNEKVGWFVEWQDYNPVEYTAVSVLAGPRWADPQISESNFSPKFNEKDGHVERKSQNGLYEIENGRPRNPAGRTGLVGRGLLGRWGPNHAADPIITRWKRDSSGNKITHPISGKNILQFVAIKRKDCGEWAIPGGMVDPGEKISAALKREFGEEALNSLQKSGAEKKELEEQLHKLFSQEHLVIYKGYVDDPRNTDNAWMETEAVNYHDETGEVMDNLTLEAGDDAGKVKWVDISDQLQLYASHSQFIKLVAEKRDAHWSKDSETETECRGL, encoded by the exons aaacacATTTTCATCCTTTGGGTTTCATCTTAGCTCGAACATCATGTCTACTTCTAATGGTGCCAAAGAGAATTCCCACAACAAGGCTCGGACATCTCCTTACCCGGGTTCAAAAGTCCAACGCAGCCAGGTTCCTAATGAGAAAGTAGGCTGGTTTGTTGAGTGGCAAGACTATAATCCTGTGGAGTACACTGCAGTTTCTGTCTTGGCAGGACCGAGGTGGGCAGATCCTCAGATTAG TGAAAGTAACTTCTCTCCCAAGTTTAATGAAAAAGATGGGCATGTTGAGAGAAAGAGCCAGAATGGTTTGTATGAGATTGAAAATGGAAGACCCAG AAATCCTGCAGGACGGACAGGACTGGTTGGCCGGGGGCTTTTGGGGCGATGGGGCCCAAATCATGCTGCGGATCCCATCATAACCAG gtgGAAACGGGATAGTAGTGGAAATAAAATCACCCACCCCATTTCTGGGAAAAACATCTTACAGTTtgtggcaataaaaaggaaagactgtGGAGAATGGGCAATCCCAGGg GGGATGGTGGATCCTGGAGAAAAGATTAGTGCTGCACTTAAAAGAGAGTTTGGTGAAGAAGCTCTCAACTCCTTACAGAAATCTGGAGcggaaaagaaagaattagaggAACAGTTGCACAAGCTCTTCAGCCAGGAACATCTAGTG atatataaggGATATGTTGATGATCCTCGAAACACTGATAATGCATGGATGGAGACAGAAGCTGTGAACTACCATGATGAAACAG GTGAGGTAATGGATAACCTTACCCTAGAAGCTGGCGATGATGCTGGAAAAGTGAAATGGGTGGACATCAGTGATCAACTCCAGCTTTATGCCAGTCACTCTCAGTTCATCAAACTGGTGGCCGAAAAGCGAGATGCACACTGGAGCAAGGACTCTGAAACTGAAACTGAGTGCCGCGGGTTGTAG